DNA from Bacteroidales bacterium:
CCATTTGTTGCTGAGCTTTTTGAATTGCTTGCCGCCAATAAGGTTGAAATATCCGTATATAAGCCATTCTATGATTTCATTTCCTGTGAAACAGGAACTGAATTTCCTGTTTCAGGCTATTTCACAAATGCCGGGGATTTTGATTCCGGCAACGACATTGTTGTAAGCATCGGGGGAGATGGCACCTTTCTTGAATCGATTCCCTTTGTTATTCATCACGAAATCCCCATTATCGGTATCAATTCAGGCAGGCTCGGGTTCCTGGCAAACATTTCAAAGGAAAACATCACCGAGGCATTCCAGGCTATCCTATCCGGTGATTTTTCATATGAATACAGGTCACTTATAAGTGTGGTCATGCTGAGCAACCCTTCGACTCCGCTCAGGGTGGACCTGCTTTTCAACGGGCTGAATTATGCACTCAACGATATAACCATTCATAAGGCGGATTCTTCGCTGATTACAATTGATGCTTTTA
Protein-coding regions in this window:
- a CDS encoding NAD kinase, encoding MKIALFGKTFNAGFKPFVAELFELLAANKVEISVYKPFYDFISCETGTEFPVSGYFTNAGDFDSGNDIVVSIGGDGTFLESIPFVIHHEIPIIGINSGRLGFLANISKENITEAFQAILSGDFSYEYRSLISVVMLSNPSTPLRVDLLFNGLNYALNDITIHKADSSLITIDAFINDEFLNRYWTDGLIISTPTGSTAYSLSVGGPVVVPGSENVIIAPISSHNLTVRPLIIPDSNTITLKVSSRSGVYCITADNRTMQVHGEQTFIVGKSDYRLKMLKLPKTSFYETLREKLKWGEDVRN